In Streptomyces sp. NBC_00569, a single genomic region encodes these proteins:
- the thiC gene encoding phosphomethylpyrimidine synthase ThiC, which produces MTTSDARTPASNLSAETGEAGKSIGWHKGYVTGSRPDLQVPVRQVHLTNGTAVTLYDTSGPYTDPSVDTDVRRGLAPLRENWIISRGDTEEYAGRPVRPEDDGIKHTSPRGGLRNLDAVFPGRPRQPRRGRDGQAVTQLAYARRGEVTPEMEYVAIRENVEPEVVREEIAAGRAVLPANVNHPEIEPMIIGKRFLVKVNANIGNSAVTSSIEEEVEKMTWATRWGADTVMDLSTGRNIHTTREWVLRNSPVPIGTVPLYQALEKVDGRAEELTWEIYKDTVIEQAEQGVDYMTVHAGVRLPYVPLTANRKTGIVSRGGSIMAAWCLAHHKESFLYENFAELCEILAAYDVTYSLGDGLRPGSIADANDEAQFAELKTLGELNTIAKSFNVQTMIEGPGHVPMHKIKENIDLQQEVCEEAPFYTLGPLTTDIAPAYDHITSGIGAAMIAWWGTAMLCYVTPKEHLGLPNRDDVKTGVITYKIAAHAADLAKGHPGAQEWDDALSDARFEFRWEDQFNLALDPDTAREFHDETLPAEPAKTAHFCSMCGPKFCSMKISQDIRRQHGGTKSEIEEGMAEKSKEFAAAGNRVYLPIAD; this is translated from the coding sequence ATGACCACATCGGACGCACGCACGCCTGCCTCCAACCTGTCCGCAGAGACGGGCGAGGCCGGGAAGTCCATCGGCTGGCACAAGGGGTACGTCACGGGCTCACGCCCCGACCTCCAGGTGCCGGTCCGCCAGGTGCACCTCACCAACGGCACGGCGGTCACGCTCTACGACACGTCCGGGCCGTACACCGATCCGAGTGTCGACACCGACGTCCGCAGGGGCCTCGCGCCGCTGCGGGAGAACTGGATCATCAGCCGGGGCGACACCGAGGAGTATGCAGGCCGCCCGGTCCGCCCCGAGGACGACGGCATCAAGCACACCTCGCCGCGCGGCGGTCTGCGCAACCTCGACGCGGTCTTCCCCGGCCGCCCCCGCCAGCCTCGTCGCGGGCGTGACGGCCAGGCGGTGACCCAACTCGCGTACGCCAGGCGCGGGGAGGTCACGCCCGAGATGGAGTACGTGGCCATCCGGGAGAACGTGGAGCCTGAGGTCGTCCGCGAGGAGATCGCCGCGGGCCGCGCGGTCCTGCCGGCCAACGTCAACCACCCGGAGATCGAGCCGATGATTATCGGCAAGCGGTTCCTGGTGAAGGTCAACGCCAACATCGGCAACTCCGCGGTCACCTCGTCCATCGAGGAGGAGGTGGAGAAGATGACATGGGCGACCCGCTGGGGCGCCGACACCGTCATGGACCTCTCCACCGGCCGCAACATCCACACCACGCGCGAATGGGTCCTGCGCAACTCCCCCGTGCCGATCGGTACGGTCCCGCTCTACCAGGCGCTGGAGAAGGTCGACGGCCGCGCCGAGGAGCTGACCTGGGAGATCTACAAGGACACAGTCATCGAGCAGGCCGAGCAGGGCGTGGACTACATGACGGTTCACGCGGGCGTGCGGCTGCCGTACGTCCCGCTCACCGCCAACCGCAAGACGGGCATCGTCTCGCGCGGCGGTTCGATCATGGCCGCCTGGTGCCTGGCGCACCACAAGGAGAGCTTCCTCTACGAGAACTTCGCGGAGCTCTGCGAGATCCTCGCGGCGTACGACGTCACGTACTCGCTGGGCGACGGCCTGCGGCCGGGGTCGATCGCGGACGCCAACGACGAGGCGCAGTTCGCCGAGCTGAAGACGCTCGGGGAGCTCAACACGATCGCGAAGAGCTTCAACGTCCAGACGATGATCGAGGGCCCCGGGCACGTCCCGATGCACAAGATCAAGGAGAACATCGACCTTCAGCAGGAGGTGTGCGAGGAGGCGCCCTTCTACACACTCGGCCCGCTGACGACCGACATCGCTCCTGCGTACGACCACATCACCTCCGGCATCGGAGCCGCGATGATCGCGTGGTGGGGCACGGCGATGCTCTGCTACGTCACGCCCAAGGAGCACCTGGGCCTGCCCAACCGTGACGACGTGAAGACCGGCGTCATCACCTACAAGATCGCGGCCCACGCGGCGGACCTCGCCAAGGGGCACCCGGGGGCCCAGGAGTGGGACGACGCCCTCTCCGACGCGCGCTTCGAGTTCCGCTGGGAGGACCAGTTCAACCTGGCCCTCGACCCGGACACGGCAAGGGAGTTCCACGACGAGACACTCCCGGCCGAACCAGCGAAGACGGCCCACTTCTGCTCGATGTGCGGGCCGAAGTTCTGCTCGATGAAGATCTCTCAGGACATCCGCCGCCAGCACGGCGGGACCAAGAGCGAGATCGAGGAGGGCATGGCGGAGAAGTCCAAGGAGTTCGCCGCCGCGGGCAACCGGGTCTATCTGCCGATCGCGGACTGA
- a CDS encoding YibE/F family protein produces the protein MTSTQQSPSSPPHPPHVQGGGGHGHSHSHGPAAPVSKHLRKVIAAVLIPFSVAVVVGLVVLWPGGAPSHARTGVGFDRQTQQGTVTQVDKVDCRSVNASGDTPTGDTSTAEGRSAEQQAKGTCEKATVRVDGGKDTGHTFTEIVQPDSPRQLHENQKVIVAYAPDAPKELQYSVTDVNRRLPMTLLAGIFALAVVVVGRLRGVMALVALAVSFMVLTFFILPAILQGSNPLVVAVVGASAIMLIALYMCHGPTARTSVAVLGTLVSLLLIGLLGSLFIGWAALTGNTDDNTGLIHGLYPSIDMSGLLLAGVIIGSLGVLDDVTVTQTSAVWELHQADPTMGRRGLYRAGIRIGRDHIASVVNTLVLAYAGAALPLLLLFSIAQSSVGTVANSELVAEEIVRTLVGSIGLVASVPVTTALAALVVSADRPGSPSAAAAGPARGGRGRRRRR, from the coding sequence GTGACCAGCACGCAGCAGTCTCCGTCCTCGCCGCCGCATCCGCCCCATGTCCAGGGGGGCGGAGGGCACGGGCACTCCCACAGCCACGGCCCTGCCGCGCCTGTTTCCAAGCATCTGCGCAAGGTCATCGCTGCGGTGCTCATCCCGTTCTCCGTGGCGGTCGTCGTCGGCCTCGTGGTGCTCTGGCCCGGCGGCGCCCCCTCCCACGCCCGTACGGGCGTCGGCTTCGACCGACAGACCCAACAGGGCACCGTCACTCAGGTCGACAAGGTCGACTGTCGGTCCGTGAACGCCTCCGGCGACACCCCCACCGGCGATACATCGACCGCCGAGGGCCGGTCCGCCGAGCAGCAGGCGAAGGGCACGTGCGAGAAGGCGACGGTCCGCGTCGATGGCGGCAAGGACACCGGGCACACGTTCACGGAGATCGTGCAGCCGGACTCGCCGCGGCAGTTGCACGAGAACCAGAAGGTGATCGTGGCCTACGCGCCCGACGCGCCCAAGGAACTCCAGTACTCCGTCACCGATGTGAACCGCAGGCTCCCGATGACGCTCCTCGCCGGGATCTTCGCGCTGGCCGTGGTCGTCGTGGGCCGGCTGCGGGGCGTCATGGCACTCGTCGCGCTGGCCGTCAGCTTCATGGTGTTGACCTTCTTCATCCTGCCCGCGATCCTTCAGGGCTCGAATCCGCTGGTGGTGGCGGTGGTCGGGGCGAGCGCCATCATGCTGATCGCTCTCTACATGTGTCACGGTCCGACGGCCCGAACGTCGGTCGCGGTGCTCGGCACACTGGTGTCCCTGCTCCTGATCGGTCTGCTCGGCTCACTGTTCATCGGCTGGGCCGCGCTGACCGGCAACACCGACGACAACACGGGCCTGATCCACGGTCTCTACCCGTCCATCGACATGAGCGGTCTCCTGCTCGCCGGGGTCATCATCGGTTCGCTGGGCGTGCTCGACGATGTGACGGTCACACAGACGTCGGCGGTGTGGGAGCTGCATCAGGCCGACCCGACGATGGGCCGGCGCGGCCTGTACCGCGCGGGTATCCGGATCGGGCGCGACCACATCGCGTCCGTGGTCAACACGCTGGTCCTGGCGTACGCGGGCGCGGCGCTGCCGCTGTTGCTGCTCTTCTCGATCGCGCAGAGCAGTGTGGGCACCGTGGCCAACAGTGAGCTGGTGGCCGAGGAGATCGTCCGGACTCTGGTGGGCTCGATCGGTCTGGTCGCCTCGGTGCCGGTGACGACCGCGCTCGCGGCTCTGGTGGTCTCCGCCGACCGACCGGGCTCCCCGTCCGCCGCCGCAGCCGGCCCGGCACGCGGAGGAAGGGGCCGGCGTCGAAGGCGCTGA